In Candidatus Epulonipiscium viviparus, one DNA window encodes the following:
- a CDS encoding M15 family metallopeptidase, with product MQKLLVSSIFLYATIFPIAGTAMLSAATPELFSITAPVAQSWELILINAANPVPADYPLEFVTLSNGNKVDKRIYPSLQLMFDTARAEGIFPRVNSGYRSHSEQQELYDERINMYLSQGSTLEQARDLTSGWVAFPGTSEHEIAIAVDIGGDWVNSTSDEVYVWFANNAHKFGFILRYPEGKSHITGINYEPWHYRYVGDVATEIYEAGITLEEYLLR from the coding sequence ATGCAAAAGTTATTAGTATCATCTATATTTTTATATGCCACCATTTTTCCTATTGCTGGAACAGCAATGCTTTCTGCCGCAACACCAGAACTCTTCTCCATTACCGCCCCCGTAGCTCAGAGTTGGGAGCTGATTCTGATCAATGCCGCAAACCCCGTACCCGCCGACTACCCTCTCGAATTCGTTACATTATCTAACGGCAACAAGGTAGATAAAAGAATATATCCTTCGTTACAACTCATGTTTGATACTGCTCGTGCCGAAGGAATATTTCCTAGAGTCAATAGCGGGTATCGCTCACACTCAGAACAACAGGAATTATACGATGAGCGCATTAACATGTATCTTTCTCAAGGCTCTACTCTTGAACAAGCAAGAGATCTTACCAGCGGTTGGGTTGCGTTTCCCGGAACTAGCGAGCACGAAATTGCCATTGCAGTTGATATTGGCGGCGACTGGGTAAACTCTACCAGCGATGAAGTCTATGTCTGGTTTGCCAATAATGCGCATAAATTTGGATTTATTTTGAGATACCCTGAGGGAAAGTCACATATTACAGGCATCAACTATGAACCGTGGCATTATCGATATGTAGGTGATGTAGCAACAGAAATTTACGAAGCTGGCATTACGCTAGAGGAATATCTTCTTCGTTAA
- a CDS encoding DUF3879 family protein, whose translation MRVNDIARMQMFQGSMGNFNSIMGTGAKTQKFPNVINPLNNKMNAKSKMNVDSELLDTEAYIKKLAAQRPDLDWSMCINGKDPSSYQKIIKVSDEAKRQMIDIVHREFTEGRGFTDGEELSQAYKDYRETIEPETRLSATYTLAQFRREAIKLYREKIDSHYPGWKSGDYFDEAILDDFDPWEQLTSSSSAFASSSSSSSSSVSIDVKI comes from the coding sequence ATGCGAGTTAATGATATAGCACGTATGCAAATGTTTCAAGGTAGCATGGGAAATTTCAATTCAATAATGGGAACAGGCGCTAAAACACAAAAATTTCCTAATGTTATAAATCCGTTGAATAATAAAATGAATGCGAAGAGTAAGATGAATGTAGATAGTGAACTTTTAGATACAGAGGCATATATAAAGAAATTAGCGGCGCAAAGACCAGATTTGGATTGGAGTATGTGTATTAACGGGAAAGATCCTAGTAGCTATCAAAAAATTATAAAGGTATCAGATGAGGCCAAAAGACAAATGATAGATATTGTTCACAGAGAATTTACTGAGGGAAGAGGATTTACAGATGGAGAAGAATTGAGTCAGGCATATAAAGATTATAGAGAAACGATTGAACCAGAGACAAGACTGTCTGCTACATATACTTTGGCTCAATTTAGAAGAGAAGCAATTAAGCTATATAGAGAAAAAATTGATTCTCATTATCCAGGTTGGAAGAGTGGCGACTATTTTGATGAAGCTATTTTAGACGATTTTGACCCGTGGGAACAATTAACATCATCCTCGTCTGCATTCGCATCTTCATCCTCATCTTCATCCTCGTCTGTTTCGATAGATGTAAAAATATAA